Genomic DNA from Triticum dicoccoides isolate Atlit2015 ecotype Zavitan chromosome 4B, WEW_v2.0, whole genome shotgun sequence:
TTTTTCACCCCTCATTCTGTAGTtcaggctcttcggcatttcttTTATCGTCCTACGTGGAGTACCATCTTGTGGTTctttgacacacacacacacaaaactgttCACAGGATAGGCAAATTTGAGTTTTGAATCATCTAAAAACGGTCAGTTTACTCTGTTCTACTATAGTCATTGATGCTGGTTTTCCCACTCCCAAGTCCCAACTAGTAGTGCAAGTCAGAGAACTACCCTGAAGAACATCTAAAATGCCGTTTGAACAACATGCTCGAGCAGAGCAGCTTGTAAGAATTATACTGGAACTGAATTTGTAGCCCGGCTGAAAAGGGAAATACACATCCACGAGAGGAGAATATAAAGTAACAAATGAAAGAATTTTATATTCATAATAATCTCGTAACAAGATTACATCGCAATGTCGTGTGTAATCTTTCCTCCGTCTATAACGAAGAAATCTCAGAAACAATGAAACTGTATACACAACAGCGAGCAGAGTCGTCGATCCATCTAGAACACGATGGCGGCGGCGACCGCTCCGGCGACTGCGACGAAGCTGGCGGCCGATGAGTAAACGGCGGAGCTCGCGGGGGTGCCGGTGGGGGCGCCGATGGGTGCGCCGGTGGGTGTGGCAGAGACCGCGGACGGCGTCATCGAGGAGGGAGCGTCGGTGGTCGGGGCAGGGGGAGATGCCATCGGGGACGGCGACGCGGCGGTTGGAGGTGTTGCGACCGGCGCGGGGGCGGTGGCCGGGGACCTCGCCGGAGGGGCCGGCAGCGGGGCCATCCTGGGCGCCGGCATGGGGCcctgcgcggcggcggcgacggcgaggagggcgaggatggcggcgacgacggcgaagcGAGCCATCCGGTTCTTGTCGACGGTGAAAGCCTTGCCTGGGActtggagaggagagggggcgacGGCAAGCGAATGCTTTGGATCTGCGCGTAGTAGTAGTGCTTGAGGCTTGTGAGCTGCGAGTTGTGAATTGGGAAGGAGGGAGGTGGCGCGGTTTTATAGCGGGAAGGGGATTTTTCTAAATGTCGGTTGAGGTGGGCAACAGCTGTAACGTTCGGGTCTCAGGCTGCCGCGGGCCCGTGTAGCACTGTCGCCAACGGC
This window encodes:
- the LOC119294001 gene encoding arabinogalactan protein 1-like — encoded protein: MARFAVVAAILALLAVAAAAQGPMPAPRMAPLPAPPARSPATAPAPVATPPTAASPSPMASPPAPTTDAPSSMTPSAVSATPTGAPIGAPTGTPASSAVYSSAASFVAVAGAVAAAIVF